The proteins below are encoded in one region of Misgurnus anguillicaudatus chromosome 24, ASM2758022v2, whole genome shotgun sequence:
- the LOC129437528 gene encoding claudin-9 — MASAGLEILGIILTVAGWLGVMVACCLPMWRVAAYIGQNIVITQIVWEGLWMSCVVQSTGQMHCRVYDSMLGLPDDLQAARALCVVSTLLGVVGMALAVAGAKCTNCTSDAASKPRIIMAAGGTFVTCGLLLLVAVCWTANGIVMDFHNPLLEETQKREFGNSLYFGWGASCLLILGGAILSCSCSSKARNHAMPARAEYSGVKSQTSVNAYDRKDYV, encoded by the coding sequence ATGGCTTCAGCCGGCCTGGAGATTTTGGGGATAATTCTGACCGTAGCGGGCTGGCTGGGCGTTATGGTCGCCTGCTGCTTGCCCATGTGGAGAGTTGCAGCGTACATAGGTCAGAACATCGTGATAACTCAGATCGTGTGGGAAGGTTTGTGGATGAGCTGCGTGGTGCAGAGCACCGGACAGATGCACTGCCGTGTCTACGACTCCATGCTGGGACTTCCGGACGACCTGCAAGCCGCTCGCGCGCTCTGCGTCGTAAGTACGCTGCTCGGTGTGGTGGGCATGGCCCTGGCAGTAGCTGGGGCAAAATGCACCAACTGCACCTCGGACGCGGCAAGCAAGCCACGCATCATCATGGCGGCCGGGGGGACGTTCGTAACTTGCGGACTGCTGTTGTTAGTGGCCGTGTGCTGGACGGCCAACGGCATCGTCATGGATTTTCACAACCCGCTCCTGGAGGAGACGCAAAAGAGAGAATTTGGGAACTCGTTGTACTTCGGATGGGGCGCTTCTTGCTTGTTGATCCTAGGGGGAGCCATTTTGTCTTGTTCCTGTTCTTCGAAAGCACGAAACCACGCTATGCCGGCAAGAGCCGAGTACTCGGGGGTCAAATCTCAAACCTCAGTGAATGCATATGACAGAAAAGACTACGTCTGA